The following proteins come from a genomic window of Athalia rosae chromosome 1, iyAthRosa1.1, whole genome shotgun sequence:
- the LOC105683703 gene encoding E3 ubiquitin-protein ligase Arkadia isoform X1, whose product MDNGKTSEEMWRDKGKAETRSSSFTTEAAAASVDSNSASLADIFDTAFTSTVDPTPQSRFPAANEMEYEHLFAESDIEETDVLPVEPFPTPAHHSNSENNLIFWPYLPPTERSSHSREYRHPGRVNCNMCQHRQDRNVHKDTVQALPDGKPCEERVCDNYRRKRILHGGDIPAKHKSKKNEEQKLKNIQHVDRLSIPGPSRLLDFPVDYSVTGSASQFGSTSDEGPRDIQNPNTDEPTLYPAQVEFKPTPERSQQSHLKHTSRNDEVPSAPDLQLDWSSSSESENEEGSVEVLGTINHNKPVSQNGNQATGPVPVVDLTTESDDEQTPPQPYQNEPTMNSGNHFHSHIPHAHRVNSCCMHGPPEYAHHQVPGYYPTYHPEAVIGVPTPRIHPVHERLWLNQQRIQEMHRRRLGPHSSHLLCMPPNPQVPQPGLHLCSSSSGINSNARCSGTEEPMYTENYQSPLPPPSPQQPTVYSRPEILPPNMMIGNPCPPPVMINPIHPPEPMEPGPDMPSMPVHQHVHHHMYHYHPPPAPRQIPPRTHHLHISFSSHMHSGAVLPNCRRGGPEMLLVLHQARMSARLEHYMRIVDQRRMTHISCGATQESIESHTFPHKYKRVKKIENGEDSVEKCTICLSEFEDCESVRRLPCMHLFHVDCVDQWLCTNKRCPICRVDIETFLHKEFSATA is encoded by the exons atgGACAATGGCAAAACTTCTGAAGAAATGTGGCGTGATAAAGGAAAAGCAGAAACTCGGAGCAGCTCATTTACTACAGAAGCTGCAGCAGCCTCTGTGGATTCAAACTCTGCATCGCTAGCTGATATATTTGACACTGCTTTTACTTCTACAGTTGATCCAACGCCACAATCACGTTTTCCAGCag CTAATGAAATGGAGTATGAGCATTTATTCGCAGAGAGTGATATAGAAGAAACTGATGTGCTGCCTGTTGAGCCATTTCCAACTCCAGCGCATCattcaaattctgaaaataatctTATTTTCTGGCCATACCTCCCACCTACTGAACGAAGTTCACATTCACGAGAATATCGACATCCAGGTCGGGTGAACTGTAACATGTGCCAACATAGACAGGATAGAAACGTGCACAAAGATACTGTACAAGCACTACCGGATGGCAAACCTTGTGAAGAGAGAGTATGTGACAATTATCGACGGAAAAGAATTTTACATGGAGGAGATATTCCAGCTAAAcataaatcaaagaaaaatgaagagcaaaaactaaaaaatattcagcatGTCGATAGATTGAGCATACCAGGCCCGTCTAGGCTATTAGACTTTCCCGTCGATTACAg TGTAACTGGTTCTGCAAGCCAGTTCGGAAGCACCTCAGACGAGGGACCACGTGATATTCAGAACCCTAATACTGATGAACCTACTTTATATCCTGCACAAGTAGAGTTTAAACCAACTCCAGAAAGATCTCAACAATCACATCTAAAACACACCTCGA GAAATGATGAAGTGCCATCGGCTCCTGACTTACAATTGGATTGGTCATCGAGCAGTGAAAGTGAGAATGAAGAGGGCTCTGTAGAAGTACTTGGAACCATAAATCATAACAAA CCAGTTTCACAAAATGGAAATCAAGCCACAGGACCTGTGCCAGTGGTTGATCTTACCACAGAGTCAGATGACGAACAAACCCCACCCCAACCTTATCAGAATGAGCCAACAATGAATTCTGGCAATCACTTCCACAGTCACATACCCCATGCTCATAG GGTAAATTCTTGCTGTATGCATGGGCCTCCGGAATATGCTCATCATCAAGTACCGGGGTACTATCCTACTTACCATCCAG AAGCAGTCATTGGAGTACCAACCCCAAGGATTCATCCAGTGCATGAGCGATTGTGGTTGAATCAACAACGAATACAAGAAATGCATCGGCGTAGACTTGGTCCGCATTCATCTCATCTTTT ATGTATGCCACCAAATCCACAAGTGCCACAGCCAGGCTTGCATTTGTGTAGCAGTAGCAGTGGCATTAATTCAAATGCTCGTTGCAGTGGTACGGAGGAACCAATGTACACAGAAAATTATCAGTCACCGCTACCTCCACCGTCTCCACAGCAACCTACTGTCTACAGTCGCCCAGAAATTCTGCCCCCCAACATGATGATTGGAAACCCCTGTCCACCACCCGTTatg ATAAATCCCATTCACCCGCCCGAGCCCATGGAGCCAGGACCTGACATGCCTTCAATGCCGGTACATCAACACGTACATCATCATATGTACCACTACCATCCACCACCAGCTCCTCGACAAATTCCACCACGCACACATCATCTACACATCAGTTTCAGCTCACATATG CATTCAGGTGCCGTGTTACCTAACTGTAGGCGTGGAGGCCCGGAAATGTTACTGGTGCTTCACCAAGCACGCATGTCAGCACGTCTCGAGCATTATATGCGTATAGTAGATCAACGACGTATGACACATATTAGTTGCGGAGCCACACAGGAATCTATTGAAAGCCATACATTCCCACATAAATACAAGCGG gtgaaaaagatagaaaatggGGAAGACTCTGTAGAAAAATGTACAATCTGCCTCTCCGAATTTGAAGATTGTGAAAGTGTCAG GAGGCTTCCGTGCATGCATCTATTTCACGTAGACTGCGTTGATCAGTGGTTGTGCACCAACAAGCGATGTCCTATATGCCGTGTGGATATTGAGACTTTTCTTCACAAGGAGTTCTCAGCTACAGCATAG
- the LOC105683703 gene encoding E3 ubiquitin-protein ligase Arkadia isoform X2 codes for MDNGKTSEEMWRDKGKAETRSSSFTTEAAAASVDSNSASLADIFDTAFTSTVDPTPQSRFPAANEMEYEHLFAESDIEETDVLPVEPFPTPAHHSNSENNLIFWPYLPPTERSSHSREYRHPGRVNCNMCQHRQDRNVHKDTVQALPDGKPCEERVCDNYRRKRILHGGDIPAKHKSKKNEEQKLKNIQHVDRLSIPGPSRLLDFPVDYSVTGSASQFGSTSDEGPRDIQNPNTDEPTLYPAQVEFKPTPERSQQSHLKHTSRNDEVPSAPDLQLDWSSSSESENEEGSVEVLGTINHNKPVSQNGNQATGPVPVVDLTTESDDEQTPPQPYQNEPTMNSGNHFHSHIPHAHRVNSCCMHGPPEYAHHQVPGYYPTYHPAVIGVPTPRIHPVHERLWLNQQRIQEMHRRRLGPHSSHLLCMPPNPQVPQPGLHLCSSSSGINSNARCSGTEEPMYTENYQSPLPPPSPQQPTVYSRPEILPPNMMIGNPCPPPVMINPIHPPEPMEPGPDMPSMPVHQHVHHHMYHYHPPPAPRQIPPRTHHLHISFSSHMHSGAVLPNCRRGGPEMLLVLHQARMSARLEHYMRIVDQRRMTHISCGATQESIESHTFPHKYKRVKKIENGEDSVEKCTICLSEFEDCESVRRLPCMHLFHVDCVDQWLCTNKRCPICRVDIETFLHKEFSATA; via the exons atgGACAATGGCAAAACTTCTGAAGAAATGTGGCGTGATAAAGGAAAAGCAGAAACTCGGAGCAGCTCATTTACTACAGAAGCTGCAGCAGCCTCTGTGGATTCAAACTCTGCATCGCTAGCTGATATATTTGACACTGCTTTTACTTCTACAGTTGATCCAACGCCACAATCACGTTTTCCAGCag CTAATGAAATGGAGTATGAGCATTTATTCGCAGAGAGTGATATAGAAGAAACTGATGTGCTGCCTGTTGAGCCATTTCCAACTCCAGCGCATCattcaaattctgaaaataatctTATTTTCTGGCCATACCTCCCACCTACTGAACGAAGTTCACATTCACGAGAATATCGACATCCAGGTCGGGTGAACTGTAACATGTGCCAACATAGACAGGATAGAAACGTGCACAAAGATACTGTACAAGCACTACCGGATGGCAAACCTTGTGAAGAGAGAGTATGTGACAATTATCGACGGAAAAGAATTTTACATGGAGGAGATATTCCAGCTAAAcataaatcaaagaaaaatgaagagcaaaaactaaaaaatattcagcatGTCGATAGATTGAGCATACCAGGCCCGTCTAGGCTATTAGACTTTCCCGTCGATTACAg TGTAACTGGTTCTGCAAGCCAGTTCGGAAGCACCTCAGACGAGGGACCACGTGATATTCAGAACCCTAATACTGATGAACCTACTTTATATCCTGCACAAGTAGAGTTTAAACCAACTCCAGAAAGATCTCAACAATCACATCTAAAACACACCTCGA GAAATGATGAAGTGCCATCGGCTCCTGACTTACAATTGGATTGGTCATCGAGCAGTGAAAGTGAGAATGAAGAGGGCTCTGTAGAAGTACTTGGAACCATAAATCATAACAAA CCAGTTTCACAAAATGGAAATCAAGCCACAGGACCTGTGCCAGTGGTTGATCTTACCACAGAGTCAGATGACGAACAAACCCCACCCCAACCTTATCAGAATGAGCCAACAATGAATTCTGGCAATCACTTCCACAGTCACATACCCCATGCTCATAG GGTAAATTCTTGCTGTATGCATGGGCCTCCGGAATATGCTCATCATCAAGTACCGGGGTACTATCCTACTTACCATCCAG CAGTCATTGGAGTACCAACCCCAAGGATTCATCCAGTGCATGAGCGATTGTGGTTGAATCAACAACGAATACAAGAAATGCATCGGCGTAGACTTGGTCCGCATTCATCTCATCTTTT ATGTATGCCACCAAATCCACAAGTGCCACAGCCAGGCTTGCATTTGTGTAGCAGTAGCAGTGGCATTAATTCAAATGCTCGTTGCAGTGGTACGGAGGAACCAATGTACACAGAAAATTATCAGTCACCGCTACCTCCACCGTCTCCACAGCAACCTACTGTCTACAGTCGCCCAGAAATTCTGCCCCCCAACATGATGATTGGAAACCCCTGTCCACCACCCGTTatg ATAAATCCCATTCACCCGCCCGAGCCCATGGAGCCAGGACCTGACATGCCTTCAATGCCGGTACATCAACACGTACATCATCATATGTACCACTACCATCCACCACCAGCTCCTCGACAAATTCCACCACGCACACATCATCTACACATCAGTTTCAGCTCACATATG CATTCAGGTGCCGTGTTACCTAACTGTAGGCGTGGAGGCCCGGAAATGTTACTGGTGCTTCACCAAGCACGCATGTCAGCACGTCTCGAGCATTATATGCGTATAGTAGATCAACGACGTATGACACATATTAGTTGCGGAGCCACACAGGAATCTATTGAAAGCCATACATTCCCACATAAATACAAGCGG gtgaaaaagatagaaaatggGGAAGACTCTGTAGAAAAATGTACAATCTGCCTCTCCGAATTTGAAGATTGTGAAAGTGTCAG GAGGCTTCCGTGCATGCATCTATTTCACGTAGACTGCGTTGATCAGTGGTTGTGCACCAACAAGCGATGTCCTATATGCCGTGTGGATATTGAGACTTTTCTTCACAAGGAGTTCTCAGCTACAGCATAG
- the LOC105683703 gene encoding E3 ubiquitin-protein ligase Arkadia isoform X3 has protein sequence MDNGKTSEEMWRDKGKAETRSSSFTTEAAAASVDSNSASLADIFDTAFTSTVDPTPQSRFPAANEMEYEHLFAESDIEETDVLPVEPFPTPAHHSNSENNLIFWPYLPPTERSSHSREYRHPGRVNCNMCQHRQDRNVHKDTVQALPDGKPCEERVCDNYRRKRILHGGDIPAKHKSKKNEEQKLKNIQHVDRLSIPGPSRLLDFPVDYSVTGSASQFGSTSDEGPRDIQNPNTDEPTLYPAQVEFKPTPERSQQSHLKHTSRNDEVPSAPDLQLDWSSSSESENEEGSVEVLGTINHNKPVSQNGNQATGPVPVVDLTTESDDEQTPPQPYQNEPTMNSGNHFHSHIPHAHRVNSCCMHGPPEYAHHQVPGYYPTYHPVIGVPTPRIHPVHERLWLNQQRIQEMHRRRLGPHSSHLLCMPPNPQVPQPGLHLCSSSSGINSNARCSGTEEPMYTENYQSPLPPPSPQQPTVYSRPEILPPNMMIGNPCPPPVMINPIHPPEPMEPGPDMPSMPVHQHVHHHMYHYHPPPAPRQIPPRTHHLHISFSSHMHSGAVLPNCRRGGPEMLLVLHQARMSARLEHYMRIVDQRRMTHISCGATQESIESHTFPHKYKRVKKIENGEDSVEKCTICLSEFEDCESVRRLPCMHLFHVDCVDQWLCTNKRCPICRVDIETFLHKEFSATA, from the exons atgGACAATGGCAAAACTTCTGAAGAAATGTGGCGTGATAAAGGAAAAGCAGAAACTCGGAGCAGCTCATTTACTACAGAAGCTGCAGCAGCCTCTGTGGATTCAAACTCTGCATCGCTAGCTGATATATTTGACACTGCTTTTACTTCTACAGTTGATCCAACGCCACAATCACGTTTTCCAGCag CTAATGAAATGGAGTATGAGCATTTATTCGCAGAGAGTGATATAGAAGAAACTGATGTGCTGCCTGTTGAGCCATTTCCAACTCCAGCGCATCattcaaattctgaaaataatctTATTTTCTGGCCATACCTCCCACCTACTGAACGAAGTTCACATTCACGAGAATATCGACATCCAGGTCGGGTGAACTGTAACATGTGCCAACATAGACAGGATAGAAACGTGCACAAAGATACTGTACAAGCACTACCGGATGGCAAACCTTGTGAAGAGAGAGTATGTGACAATTATCGACGGAAAAGAATTTTACATGGAGGAGATATTCCAGCTAAAcataaatcaaagaaaaatgaagagcaaaaactaaaaaatattcagcatGTCGATAGATTGAGCATACCAGGCCCGTCTAGGCTATTAGACTTTCCCGTCGATTACAg TGTAACTGGTTCTGCAAGCCAGTTCGGAAGCACCTCAGACGAGGGACCACGTGATATTCAGAACCCTAATACTGATGAACCTACTTTATATCCTGCACAAGTAGAGTTTAAACCAACTCCAGAAAGATCTCAACAATCACATCTAAAACACACCTCGA GAAATGATGAAGTGCCATCGGCTCCTGACTTACAATTGGATTGGTCATCGAGCAGTGAAAGTGAGAATGAAGAGGGCTCTGTAGAAGTACTTGGAACCATAAATCATAACAAA CCAGTTTCACAAAATGGAAATCAAGCCACAGGACCTGTGCCAGTGGTTGATCTTACCACAGAGTCAGATGACGAACAAACCCCACCCCAACCTTATCAGAATGAGCCAACAATGAATTCTGGCAATCACTTCCACAGTCACATACCCCATGCTCATAG GGTAAATTCTTGCTGTATGCATGGGCCTCCGGAATATGCTCATCATCAAGTACCGGGGTACTATCCTACTTACCATCCAG TCATTGGAGTACCAACCCCAAGGATTCATCCAGTGCATGAGCGATTGTGGTTGAATCAACAACGAATACAAGAAATGCATCGGCGTAGACTTGGTCCGCATTCATCTCATCTTTT ATGTATGCCACCAAATCCACAAGTGCCACAGCCAGGCTTGCATTTGTGTAGCAGTAGCAGTGGCATTAATTCAAATGCTCGTTGCAGTGGTACGGAGGAACCAATGTACACAGAAAATTATCAGTCACCGCTACCTCCACCGTCTCCACAGCAACCTACTGTCTACAGTCGCCCAGAAATTCTGCCCCCCAACATGATGATTGGAAACCCCTGTCCACCACCCGTTatg ATAAATCCCATTCACCCGCCCGAGCCCATGGAGCCAGGACCTGACATGCCTTCAATGCCGGTACATCAACACGTACATCATCATATGTACCACTACCATCCACCACCAGCTCCTCGACAAATTCCACCACGCACACATCATCTACACATCAGTTTCAGCTCACATATG CATTCAGGTGCCGTGTTACCTAACTGTAGGCGTGGAGGCCCGGAAATGTTACTGGTGCTTCACCAAGCACGCATGTCAGCACGTCTCGAGCATTATATGCGTATAGTAGATCAACGACGTATGACACATATTAGTTGCGGAGCCACACAGGAATCTATTGAAAGCCATACATTCCCACATAAATACAAGCGG gtgaaaaagatagaaaatggGGAAGACTCTGTAGAAAAATGTACAATCTGCCTCTCCGAATTTGAAGATTGTGAAAGTGTCAG GAGGCTTCCGTGCATGCATCTATTTCACGTAGACTGCGTTGATCAGTGGTTGTGCACCAACAAGCGATGTCCTATATGCCGTGTGGATATTGAGACTTTTCTTCACAAGGAGTTCTCAGCTACAGCATAG
- the LOC105683703 gene encoding uncharacterized protein LOC105683703 isoform X6 — MDNGKTSEEMWRDKGKAETRSSSFTTEAAAASVDSNSASLADIFDTAFTSTVDPTPQSRFPAANEMEYEHLFAESDIEETDVLPVEPFPTPAHHSNSENNLIFWPYLPPTERSSHSREYRHPGRVNCNMCQHRQDRNVHKDTVQALPDGKPCEERVCDNYRRKRILHGGDIPAKHKSKKNEEQKLKNIQHVDRLSIPGPSRLLDFPVDYSVTGSASQFGSTSDEGPRDIQNPNTDEPTLYPAQVEFKPTPERSQQSHLKHTSRNDEVPSAPDLQLDWSSSSESENEEGSVEVLGTINHNKPVSQNGNQATGPVPVVDLTTESDDEQTPPQPYQNEPTMNSGNHFHSHIPHAHRVNSCCMHGPPEYAHHQVPGYYPTYHPEAVIGVPTPRIHPVHERLWLNQQRIQEMHRRRLGPHSSHLLCMPPNPQVPQPGLHLCSSSSGINSNARCSGTEEPMYTENYQSPLPPPSPQQPTVYSRPEILPPNMMIGNPCPPPVMHSGAVLPNCRRGGPEMLLVLHQARMSARLEHYMRIVDQRRMTHISCGATQESIESHTFPHKYKRVKKIENGEDSVEKCTICLSEFEDCESVRRLPCMHLFHVDCVDQWLCTNKRCPICRVDIETFLHKEFSATA, encoded by the exons atgGACAATGGCAAAACTTCTGAAGAAATGTGGCGTGATAAAGGAAAAGCAGAAACTCGGAGCAGCTCATTTACTACAGAAGCTGCAGCAGCCTCTGTGGATTCAAACTCTGCATCGCTAGCTGATATATTTGACACTGCTTTTACTTCTACAGTTGATCCAACGCCACAATCACGTTTTCCAGCag CTAATGAAATGGAGTATGAGCATTTATTCGCAGAGAGTGATATAGAAGAAACTGATGTGCTGCCTGTTGAGCCATTTCCAACTCCAGCGCATCattcaaattctgaaaataatctTATTTTCTGGCCATACCTCCCACCTACTGAACGAAGTTCACATTCACGAGAATATCGACATCCAGGTCGGGTGAACTGTAACATGTGCCAACATAGACAGGATAGAAACGTGCACAAAGATACTGTACAAGCACTACCGGATGGCAAACCTTGTGAAGAGAGAGTATGTGACAATTATCGACGGAAAAGAATTTTACATGGAGGAGATATTCCAGCTAAAcataaatcaaagaaaaatgaagagcaaaaactaaaaaatattcagcatGTCGATAGATTGAGCATACCAGGCCCGTCTAGGCTATTAGACTTTCCCGTCGATTACAg TGTAACTGGTTCTGCAAGCCAGTTCGGAAGCACCTCAGACGAGGGACCACGTGATATTCAGAACCCTAATACTGATGAACCTACTTTATATCCTGCACAAGTAGAGTTTAAACCAACTCCAGAAAGATCTCAACAATCACATCTAAAACACACCTCGA GAAATGATGAAGTGCCATCGGCTCCTGACTTACAATTGGATTGGTCATCGAGCAGTGAAAGTGAGAATGAAGAGGGCTCTGTAGAAGTACTTGGAACCATAAATCATAACAAA CCAGTTTCACAAAATGGAAATCAAGCCACAGGACCTGTGCCAGTGGTTGATCTTACCACAGAGTCAGATGACGAACAAACCCCACCCCAACCTTATCAGAATGAGCCAACAATGAATTCTGGCAATCACTTCCACAGTCACATACCCCATGCTCATAG GGTAAATTCTTGCTGTATGCATGGGCCTCCGGAATATGCTCATCATCAAGTACCGGGGTACTATCCTACTTACCATCCAG AAGCAGTCATTGGAGTACCAACCCCAAGGATTCATCCAGTGCATGAGCGATTGTGGTTGAATCAACAACGAATACAAGAAATGCATCGGCGTAGACTTGGTCCGCATTCATCTCATCTTTT ATGTATGCCACCAAATCCACAAGTGCCACAGCCAGGCTTGCATTTGTGTAGCAGTAGCAGTGGCATTAATTCAAATGCTCGTTGCAGTGGTACGGAGGAACCAATGTACACAGAAAATTATCAGTCACCGCTACCTCCACCGTCTCCACAGCAACCTACTGTCTACAGTCGCCCAGAAATTCTGCCCCCCAACATGATGATTGGAAACCCCTGTCCACCACCCGTTatg CATTCAGGTGCCGTGTTACCTAACTGTAGGCGTGGAGGCCCGGAAATGTTACTGGTGCTTCACCAAGCACGCATGTCAGCACGTCTCGAGCATTATATGCGTATAGTAGATCAACGACGTATGACACATATTAGTTGCGGAGCCACACAGGAATCTATTGAAAGCCATACATTCCCACATAAATACAAGCGG gtgaaaaagatagaaaatggGGAAGACTCTGTAGAAAAATGTACAATCTGCCTCTCCGAATTTGAAGATTGTGAAAGTGTCAG GAGGCTTCCGTGCATGCATCTATTTCACGTAGACTGCGTTGATCAGTGGTTGTGCACCAACAAGCGATGTCCTATATGCCGTGTGGATATTGAGACTTTTCTTCACAAGGAGTTCTCAGCTACAGCATAG
- the LOC105683703 gene encoding E3 ubiquitin-protein ligase Arkadia isoform X5, with protein MDNGKTSEEMWRDKGKAETRSSSFTTEAAAASVDSNSASLADIFDTAFTSTVDPTPQSRFPAANEMEYEHLFAESDIEETDVLPVEPFPTPAHHSNSENNLIFWPYLPPTERSSHSREYRHPGRVNCNMCQHRQDRNVHKDTVQALPDGKPCEERVCDNYRRKRILHGGDIPAKHKSKKNEEQKLKNIQHVDRLSIPGPSRLLDFPVDYSVTGSASQFGSTSDEGPRDIQNPNTDEPTLYPAQVEFKPTPERSQQSHLKHTSRNDEVPSAPDLQLDWSSSSESENEEGSVEVLGTINHNKPVSQNGNQATGPVPVVDLTTESDDEQTPPQPYQNEPTMNSGNHFHSHIPHAHRVNSCCMHGPPEYAHHQVPGYYPTYHPVIGVPTPRIHPVHERLWLNQQRIQEMHRRRLGPHSSHLFGTEEPMYTENYQSPLPPPSPQQPTVYSRPEILPPNMMIGNPCPPPVMINPIHPPEPMEPGPDMPSMPVHQHVHHHMYHYHPPPAPRQIPPRTHHLHISFSSHMHSGAVLPNCRRGGPEMLLVLHQARMSARLEHYMRIVDQRRMTHISCGATQESIESHTFPHKYKRVKKIENGEDSVEKCTICLSEFEDCESVRRLPCMHLFHVDCVDQWLCTNKRCPICRVDIETFLHKEFSATA; from the exons atgGACAATGGCAAAACTTCTGAAGAAATGTGGCGTGATAAAGGAAAAGCAGAAACTCGGAGCAGCTCATTTACTACAGAAGCTGCAGCAGCCTCTGTGGATTCAAACTCTGCATCGCTAGCTGATATATTTGACACTGCTTTTACTTCTACAGTTGATCCAACGCCACAATCACGTTTTCCAGCag CTAATGAAATGGAGTATGAGCATTTATTCGCAGAGAGTGATATAGAAGAAACTGATGTGCTGCCTGTTGAGCCATTTCCAACTCCAGCGCATCattcaaattctgaaaataatctTATTTTCTGGCCATACCTCCCACCTACTGAACGAAGTTCACATTCACGAGAATATCGACATCCAGGTCGGGTGAACTGTAACATGTGCCAACATAGACAGGATAGAAACGTGCACAAAGATACTGTACAAGCACTACCGGATGGCAAACCTTGTGAAGAGAGAGTATGTGACAATTATCGACGGAAAAGAATTTTACATGGAGGAGATATTCCAGCTAAAcataaatcaaagaaaaatgaagagcaaaaactaaaaaatattcagcatGTCGATAGATTGAGCATACCAGGCCCGTCTAGGCTATTAGACTTTCCCGTCGATTACAg TGTAACTGGTTCTGCAAGCCAGTTCGGAAGCACCTCAGACGAGGGACCACGTGATATTCAGAACCCTAATACTGATGAACCTACTTTATATCCTGCACAAGTAGAGTTTAAACCAACTCCAGAAAGATCTCAACAATCACATCTAAAACACACCTCGA GAAATGATGAAGTGCCATCGGCTCCTGACTTACAATTGGATTGGTCATCGAGCAGTGAAAGTGAGAATGAAGAGGGCTCTGTAGAAGTACTTGGAACCATAAATCATAACAAA CCAGTTTCACAAAATGGAAATCAAGCCACAGGACCTGTGCCAGTGGTTGATCTTACCACAGAGTCAGATGACGAACAAACCCCACCCCAACCTTATCAGAATGAGCCAACAATGAATTCTGGCAATCACTTCCACAGTCACATACCCCATGCTCATAG GGTAAATTCTTGCTGTATGCATGGGCCTCCGGAATATGCTCATCATCAAGTACCGGGGTACTATCCTACTTACCATCCAG TCATTGGAGTACCAACCCCAAGGATTCATCCAGTGCATGAGCGATTGTGGTTGAATCAACAACGAATACAAGAAATGCATCGGCGTAGACTTGGTCCGCATTCATCTCATCTTTT TGGTACGGAGGAACCAATGTACACAGAAAATTATCAGTCACCGCTACCTCCACCGTCTCCACAGCAACCTACTGTCTACAGTCGCCCAGAAATTCTGCCCCCCAACATGATGATTGGAAACCCCTGTCCACCACCCGTTatg ATAAATCCCATTCACCCGCCCGAGCCCATGGAGCCAGGACCTGACATGCCTTCAATGCCGGTACATCAACACGTACATCATCATATGTACCACTACCATCCACCACCAGCTCCTCGACAAATTCCACCACGCACACATCATCTACACATCAGTTTCAGCTCACATATG CATTCAGGTGCCGTGTTACCTAACTGTAGGCGTGGAGGCCCGGAAATGTTACTGGTGCTTCACCAAGCACGCATGTCAGCACGTCTCGAGCATTATATGCGTATAGTAGATCAACGACGTATGACACATATTAGTTGCGGAGCCACACAGGAATCTATTGAAAGCCATACATTCCCACATAAATACAAGCGG gtgaaaaagatagaaaatggGGAAGACTCTGTAGAAAAATGTACAATCTGCCTCTCCGAATTTGAAGATTGTGAAAGTGTCAG GAGGCTTCCGTGCATGCATCTATTTCACGTAGACTGCGTTGATCAGTGGTTGTGCACCAACAAGCGATGTCCTATATGCCGTGTGGATATTGAGACTTTTCTTCACAAGGAGTTCTCAGCTACAGCATAG